Proteins found in one Candidatus Margulisiibacteriota bacterium genomic segment:
- a CDS encoding flagellar biosynthesis protein FlhA, protein MAAPSFSVKDVRNLFSLNDFLLAGAIVVTLAMMLLPLPPFIVDILFTFSIAFALVILLVAMYLKEPLEMASFPSVLLIITVFRLGLNISATRLILTQAYAGQVVQAFGNFVVGGNYIVGVIIFAIITIVQFVVITKGSERVAEVAARFTLDAMPGKQMSIDADLNAGLIDATEARNRRRKIEREATFFGSMDGSNKFVRGDSIAGIIIVLVNILAGILVGWLNLGMSIMDALATYALLTVGAGLVIQVSALLISIATGLIITKSASEMSLGNDVAVQFFGQPRAFAFVTIILGLFAIVPGMPSVPFMSMALASGLFALVLLQRQGAKESAQVVTEEVSAKDVLKKPESILGTLGLDPLSLKTGRNLIPLIDPTQRGPLLERITLIRYNIGQDLGFVIPGVRVMDDLSLPPNQYVVEIRGTKVSIGEAFLGNHRVDLPLAQIKARKLTGTESHDPLNNDLVTWVPDENLPELQKLGLPAKPPVDVISDHFSEIIKRYADEIMTRQNVQSLIELVKNTNAAIVRELIPDLLSLGQVHKVLQLLVRERVSIRDLSTILERLADYAHLSRDINILAEYVRQSLARQICEAYTDKDGIITVVTIDPTLEETLVGAIHQSEYGSFLAVDPTVGERVLVQISNHMNNFKRLKLKSVILCSPRLRPHFKRFIERSFPDVAVLSYNEIVPQVKVQSIGMISIE, encoded by the coding sequence ATGGCAGCGCCAAGTTTTAGCGTCAAGGACGTAAGAAATCTCTTTTCCCTGAACGATTTCCTGCTGGCGGGAGCGATTGTCGTCACTCTGGCCATGATGCTCCTTCCTCTGCCGCCTTTCATCGTTGATATTCTCTTTACTTTCAGCATCGCGTTCGCCCTGGTGATCCTTTTGGTCGCCATGTACCTGAAGGAGCCGCTGGAAATGGCCTCCTTTCCGTCGGTCCTCCTGATCATTACCGTCTTTCGACTTGGGTTGAACATTTCCGCCACCCGGTTGATCCTAACCCAGGCCTATGCCGGCCAGGTCGTCCAGGCGTTCGGTAATTTTGTGGTCGGGGGAAACTACATCGTCGGGGTGATTATCTTCGCGATCATCACCATCGTCCAGTTCGTCGTTATTACCAAGGGTTCGGAACGCGTGGCCGAAGTCGCCGCCCGTTTCACCCTGGACGCCATGCCCGGTAAACAGATGTCGATCGACGCCGACCTGAACGCCGGCCTGATCGACGCGACCGAGGCCCGCAACCGCCGCCGCAAGATCGAACGCGAAGCGACCTTCTTTGGCAGCATGGACGGTTCCAACAAATTCGTCCGCGGCGATTCGATCGCCGGCATCATCATCGTTTTGGTCAACATTCTGGCCGGAATCCTGGTCGGCTGGCTTAATCTCGGGATGAGCATTATGGATGCCCTGGCCACCTACGCGCTGTTGACCGTCGGGGCCGGGCTGGTCATTCAGGTCAGCGCTCTTTTGATCTCGATCGCCACCGGTCTGATCATCACCAAATCGGCCTCGGAAATGAGCCTGGGGAACGATGTTGCTGTCCAGTTCTTCGGCCAGCCGCGGGCCTTTGCTTTCGTCACCATTATCCTGGGGCTCTTCGCTATTGTCCCGGGAATGCCGAGCGTCCCTTTCATGTCGATGGCCCTCGCCTCTGGGCTCTTCGCTCTCGTCCTGCTGCAGCGACAGGGCGCTAAAGAATCAGCCCAGGTCGTGACCGAAGAAGTCTCGGCCAAAGACGTCCTGAAAAAACCGGAAAGCATTTTGGGAACACTCGGCCTTGATCCCCTGTCGCTTAAGACCGGCCGCAATCTGATCCCGCTAATCGATCCGACCCAGCGCGGCCCGCTCCTGGAGCGGATCACCCTCATCCGCTACAATATCGGCCAGGACCTCGGCTTTGTCATTCCCGGCGTCCGGGTCATGGACGATTTGAGTTTGCCGCCTAATCAATATGTGGTCGAGATCAGGGGAACGAAAGTCTCGATCGGCGAAGCCTTCCTCGGCAACCACCGGGTCGACCTGCCGCTGGCGCAGATCAAAGCCCGCAAGCTGACCGGCACCGAATCGCATGACCCGCTTAATAACGACCTTGTGACCTGGGTGCCGGATGAAAACCTCCCCGAGCTCCAGAAGCTCGGTCTGCCGGCCAAGCCGCCGGTCGACGTCATCTCCGACCACTTCTCGGAGATCATCAAGCGCTACGCCGACGAGATCATGACCCGCCAGAACGTCCAATCGCTGATCGAACTGGTGAAAAACACCAACGCGGCGATCGTCCGCGAACTGATCCCCGACCTCCTCTCGCTCGGCCAGGTCCACAAGGTCCTCCAGCTCCTGGTCCGCGAACGGGTTTCGATCCGCGATCTCTCGACCATCCTGGAACGTCTGGCCGATTACGCCCATCTTTCGCGCGACATCAACATCCTGGCCGAATACGTCCGCCAGTCGCTCGCCCGGCAAATTTGCGAAGCCTACACCGATAAGGACGGGATCATTACCGTCGTCACGATCGACCCGACCCTGGAAGAAACGCTGGTCGGCGCGATCCACCAATCGGAATACGGCTCCTTCCTGGCGGTCGACCCGACGGTCGGCGAGCGGGTCCTGGTCCAGATCTCCAACCACATGAACAACTTCAAACGGCTTAAGCTTAAGTCGGTCATTCTTTGCTCGCCGAGACTGCGCCCTCACTTTAAACGGTTTATCGAACGGAGCTTCCCCGACGTCGCCGTCCTCTCCTACAACGAGATCGTTCCGCAGGTCAAGGTCCAGTCGATCGGCATGATCTCCATCGAATAG
- the flhB gene encoding flagellar biosynthesis protein FlhB yields MGEGGDKTEEPTPHRLREAREKGQVAKSKEVTTAILLLLSYYVLRYLGEFMYKNLAEFTQAILQLIPETKEFNMGFAGYVLLLGLRAFAFVLGPVFAITFIGAFIAEVMQTGFLFSSEALTPKLEKLNPLEGFKKMFGIQGLVELAKSILKIVVVAYIAWTAMKDDIPFIIVLMEAHPWQALLLAGEIAYRIAIRVGIFYILIAIADYFYRRWEYMRNLKMTKQEIKEEYKRLEGDPQVKQRIRDLQRQTAHQRMMGSVPQADVVVTNPTHLAIALKYDTSRMKAPVLLAKGERKNAEEIRNIAEAHEIPIVENVELARSLYKTVKVNQEIPAELYQAVAEVLAHVYKIKRERKERRKASIALMPR; encoded by the coding sequence ATGGGTGAAGGCGGAGATAAAACAGAAGAACCGACCCCCCATCGCCTGCGCGAGGCGAGGGAAAAAGGGCAAGTCGCCAAAAGCAAGGAAGTAACGACTGCGATCCTGCTTCTATTGTCCTATTACGTCCTTCGATATCTGGGCGAGTTCATGTACAAAAATTTGGCCGAGTTCACCCAGGCGATTCTCCAATTGATCCCGGAAACCAAAGAGTTCAACATGGGCTTTGCCGGCTACGTCCTCCTTCTTGGCCTGCGGGCCTTCGCCTTCGTCCTGGGACCGGTCTTCGCCATTACATTTATCGGCGCTTTCATCGCCGAAGTCATGCAGACCGGTTTTCTCTTCTCCAGTGAAGCCCTCACGCCAAAGCTCGAAAAACTTAATCCTTTGGAAGGTTTCAAAAAAATGTTCGGTATTCAAGGACTGGTCGAACTGGCTAAATCGATCCTGAAGATCGTGGTCGTCGCATACATCGCCTGGACCGCCATGAAAGACGATATTCCATTTATCATCGTGCTAATGGAGGCCCATCCCTGGCAAGCCCTTCTTTTGGCCGGTGAGATCGCTTACCGGATCGCCATTCGAGTCGGCATCTTTTATATCTTGATCGCCATCGCCGATTACTTTTATCGCCGCTGGGAATATATGCGCAACCTGAAAATGACCAAGCAGGAGATCAAGGAGGAATATAAGCGGCTCGAAGGGGACCCGCAGGTTAAACAGCGGATCCGCGACTTGCAGCGCCAAACGGCCCACCAACGAATGATGGGCTCGGTCCCGCAAGCGGACGTGGTCGTCACCAACCCGACCCATTTGGCCATCGCTTTAAAATACGACACCTCCAGGATGAAAGCGCCGGTCCTGCTGGCCAAGGGGGAACGGAAGAACGCCGAAGAGATCCGCAACATCGCCGAAGCCCACGAGATCCCGATCGTGGAAAACGTCGAACTCGCCCGCTCTCTTTATAAGACGGTGAAGGTCAATCAGGAGATCCCGGCCGAACTCTACCAGGCGGTCGCCGAGGTCTTAGCTCACGTCTACAAGATCAAGCGGGAACGCAAAGAACGCCGTAAAGCCTCTATTGCCCTCATGCCGCGATAG
- the fliR gene encoding flagellar biosynthetic protein FliR: MIIPLDLVIAFFLIFGRITGIFIQAPVLSARSFPTFGKNAFIVWLSFVLLFIVPVNPELPTTILGFVIALGLEVAVGFTIGFVCNLLFLAIQSAGELIDTQMGLSVASSLDPVFGAQISVIGRLTFMLALTVFLIFDGHHMILSALNQSFTVIPAGKAPNFAGPDLMMQMMSLGSALWLTAVKLATPIILMIFLTDFAFGIVSRVAPQVNVFQLGFQLKPVVGLFGLSLTAPFLVRYISKLIETIGEELIKLLQFIK; this comes from the coding sequence ATGATCATTCCGCTGGATCTGGTCATCGCTTTCTTCCTGATTTTCGGCCGGATCACCGGGATCTTTATCCAGGCGCCGGTCTTAAGCGCCCGCAGTTTCCCGACTTTCGGCAAAAACGCTTTTATCGTCTGGCTTTCTTTCGTCCTGCTTTTTATCGTGCCGGTCAACCCTGAATTACCGACGACCATTCTCGGTTTTGTCATCGCGTTGGGCCTGGAAGTCGCGGTTGGCTTTACGATCGGTTTTGTCTGCAATCTTCTCTTCCTCGCGATCCAGTCGGCCGGCGAACTGATCGACACTCAGATGGGATTGTCGGTCGCTTCCTCGCTCGATCCGGTCTTCGGCGCCCAGATCTCGGTGATCGGCCGCCTGACCTTCATGCTGGCGCTCACCGTTTTCCTGATCTTTGACGGGCACCACATGATCCTTTCGGCCCTGAACCAAAGTTTTACGGTCATTCCAGCCGGCAAAGCGCCTAATTTTGCCGGCCCGGACCTGATGATGCAAATGATGTCGCTGGGGAGCGCCCTCTGGCTGACCGCGGTCAAATTGGCGACGCCGATAATTTTAATGATCTTCCTGACCGATTTTGCTTTCGGGATCGTCTCCCGGGTCGCCCCGCAGGTCAACGTTTTCCAGCTCGGCTTCCAGCTGAAGCCGGTCGTCGGGCTCTTCGGCCTTTCCCTAACCGCCCCTTTCCTGGTAAGATATATCTCGAAGCTGATCGAAACTATCGGAGAAGAACTCATCAAACTACTGCAATTCATAAAGTGA
- the fliQ gene encoding flagellar biosynthesis protein FliQ, producing the protein MSQDFVTQIIYQAVNVCLLVSMPAIGIGLLVGFMISLFQAVTQIQEQTLTFVPKVIAVLLMIVFTSPWMISMMIDFTVTLWSAIPNMVQ; encoded by the coding sequence ATGAGCCAGGATTTCGTTACTCAAATAATTTATCAGGCGGTCAATGTCTGCCTCCTGGTCTCAATGCCGGCGATCGGCATCGGTCTTTTGGTCGGCTTTATGATCAGTCTTTTCCAGGCGGTCACCCAGATCCAGGAACAAACGCTGACCTTCGTGCCGAAAGTTATCGCGGTGCTGCTGATGATCGTCTTTACTTCCCCGTGGATGATCTCCATGATGATCGATTTTACCGTCACGCTCTGGAGCGCCATCCCGAACATGGTCCAATGA
- the fliP gene encoding flagellar type III secretion system pore protein FliP (The bacterial flagellar biogenesis protein FliP forms a type III secretion system (T3SS)-type pore required for flagellar assembly.), translating into MKFLKNRAWLVVCALILFGTLPALAQTRPAVNLDLRQIMAAPQFSNSVQLIIALSMISLVPFFLISVTAFLRIIIVFSLLRTAIGTQQIPPNTVVISLALFMTVFVMSPVWQEVNTKALTPYNEGKISMPKAVEIGMKPLNQFMLRQTREKDLALFVQFAKIPIPKTPEQVPSYVLIPAFMISELKTAFQIGFLLFIPFIIIDLVVSNILLSLGMFMLSPVMISLPFKILLFVLVDGWGLIIRGLLMSFR; encoded by the coding sequence ATGAAGTTCTTAAAGAACAGAGCCTGGCTTGTCGTTTGCGCGCTGATCCTGTTTGGCACTCTTCCGGCGCTGGCCCAGACTAGGCCGGCGGTCAATTTGGACCTCCGCCAGATCATGGCCGCGCCGCAATTCAGCAACAGCGTTCAGTTGATCATCGCCCTATCGATGATCTCGCTGGTCCCCTTTTTCCTGATCTCCGTGACCGCCTTTTTGCGCATTATCATCGTTTTCTCGCTTCTCCGGACCGCGATCGGGACCCAGCAGATCCCGCCGAACACGGTGGTCATCTCGCTCGCTCTCTTCATGACCGTTTTTGTCATGTCGCCGGTCTGGCAGGAGGTCAACACAAAAGCTTTGACCCCCTATAATGAGGGGAAGATCTCAATGCCCAAAGCGGTCGAGATCGGCATGAAACCGCTTAACCAGTTCATGCTCCGGCAGACCAGAGAAAAAGATCTCGCTCTTTTTGTCCAGTTCGCCAAGATCCCGATCCCCAAAACTCCGGAACAGGTCCCAAGTTACGTCCTGATCCCGGCTTTTATGATCTCGGAACTGAAAACGGCGTTCCAAATCGGTTTTTTGCTCTTTATTCCGTTTATCATCATCGATCTGGTCGTCTCCAACATTCTCCTTTCTCTCGGGATGTTTATGCTTTCCCCGGTCATGATCTCCCTGCCGTTTAAGATCCTGCTCTTTGTTCTGGTCGACGGCTGGGGACTGATCATCCGCGGACTGCTGATGAGTTTTAGATGA
- a CDS encoding flagellar biosynthetic protein FliO, protein MTVEPLVLHSSPIVTIGYVMQVFLSLGIVIAIIYVTAKFVLPRFKISTPGTMIKVLDRVILEPQVTAYVLKAGEKSYLIVISNKQIEKIDTIEGKLSA, encoded by the coding sequence ATGACGGTTGAGCCGCTGGTTTTGCACAGCTCCCCGATCGTCACCATCGGTTACGTTATGCAGGTCTTTCTGTCGCTGGGCATTGTTATCGCGATTATTTATGTGACGGCCAAGTTCGTCCTCCCCCGTTTTAAGATCTCGACCCCGGGAACAATGATCAAGGTCCTCGACCGGGTCATTTTGGAGCCGCAGGTCACCGCCTATGTCCTGAAGGCCGGGGAAAAATCGTACTTAATTGTTATCAGCAACAAGCAGATCGAAAAGATCGACACGATCGAAGGGAAATTATCGGCATAA
- the fliN gene encoding flagellar motor switch protein FliN, whose translation MDLKNVKFQELSETKGERFESRVMGDIPIKVTVELGNAELSLKEILELAEGSIIELNRLAGEPLDLKVGGQLIAQGEVVAVDDYYGLRITNVVMK comes from the coding sequence ATGGACTTAAAGAACGTCAAATTCCAAGAACTTAGCGAGACCAAAGGTGAACGCTTCGAGTCGCGCGTCATGGGCGATATTCCGATCAAGGTCACGGTGGAGCTGGGGAACGCCGAACTCTCCCTAAAAGAGATCCTCGAACTTGCCGAAGGCTCGATCATCGAATTGAACCGCCTGGCGGGTGAACCGCTCGACTTAAAAGTCGGCGGACAATTGATCGCGCAGGGGGAAGTCGTCGCGGTTGACGATTACTACGGCCTCCGGATCACGAACGTGGTGATGAAATGA
- a CDS encoding FliM/FliN family flagellar motor switch protein: MAERTPEISSQKITIKLPPAIGDWTTYRPAKTIGKKVKTGLFGFDRLAKEELDQFLKVHYHCLQELFQKLRRELGLGIEFYACSAEQTTYLNFLRTLTGHVAQLALKIPGIHEAGQLIVDLNVANSLINHALGSRDLDPLNRGLTEAEGEVLKTTLAHYLPLYVSAFGGVFDEPQINLLSSPDIILDSAINPSSTFICFSADVSFNDNPTGRIIFGYQAPTAKQLVKLYESQDYQKPLNIERLPNAILRKISVPLSATLGSTTLSPDEINSLEPGDVIALDTSIKSPIVLQLGEHLRLLSQAGHVKAKNAIRLVGFEEDEVVIMPPLALSKEEEKMAEEPAEEPSEVPAEEPAAAEESAVEVPETNSEDEFNLSDEDLKESFAEEELEDLGSQANEFNDNIK; encoded by the coding sequence ATGGCAGAAAGAACGCCGGAAATTAGTTCGCAAAAGATCACGATCAAGCTGCCGCCGGCGATCGGCGATTGGACTACCTACCGGCCGGCCAAAACGATCGGCAAAAAAGTTAAGACCGGTTTGTTTGGTTTTGACCGTTTAGCCAAAGAAGAACTGGACCAATTTCTCAAGGTCCATTATCATTGCCTGCAGGAGCTGTTCCAGAAGCTGCGGCGCGAACTCGGGCTCGGGATCGAATTTTACGCCTGCTCCGCCGAACAAACGACCTATCTCAACTTTCTGCGGACCTTGACCGGACACGTCGCCCAGCTGGCCCTGAAAATTCCCGGGATCCACGAGGCCGGCCAGTTGATCGTCGATCTTAACGTCGCCAATTCGCTAATCAACCACGCGCTCGGCAGCCGCGACCTGGATCCCTTGAACCGCGGTTTAACCGAAGCCGAAGGGGAAGTCCTCAAAACGACCCTCGCCCACTATCTGCCGCTTTACGTCTCCGCGTTCGGCGGGGTTTTCGATGAACCGCAAATCAATCTGCTAAGTTCGCCGGACATCATCTTGGATTCGGCGATCAATCCGTCTTCGACCTTTATTTGTTTTTCAGCCGACGTCTCGTTCAATGATAACCCAACCGGCCGGATCATTTTCGGTTACCAGGCGCCGACCGCGAAACAATTGGTCAAGCTTTACGAAAGTCAGGATTACCAGAAACCCTTGAATATCGAACGACTGCCGAACGCGATCCTGCGCAAGATCAGCGTTCCGCTCTCCGCCACGCTCGGGTCGACGACCCTTTCGCCCGACGAGATCAATTCGCTAGAACCCGGCGATGTTATCGCCCTCGACACTTCGATCAAGTCGCCGATCGTCCTGCAGCTCGGCGAGCATCTGCGGCTCCTCTCCCAGGCCGGGCACGTCAAAGCAAAGAACGCCATCCGCCTGGTTGGCTTTGAAGAAGACGAAGTAGTGATCATGCCGCCGCTCGCTCTGTCTAAAGAAGAAGAAAAAATGGCCGAAGAACCGGCGGAAGAACCGTCAGAAGTACCGGCCGAAGAGCCGGCGGCCGCCGAAGAATCAGCGGTCGAAGTCCCCGAGACGAACTCGGAAGATGAATTTAATTTAAGCGACGAAGATCTTAAAGAAAGTTTCGCTGAAGAAGAACTGGAAGATCTGGGTAGCCAAGCGAACGAATTTAATGATAATATAAAATAA
- a CDS encoding flagellar hook-basal body complex protein: MGGMFDIITSAKGAIGAYNEALRIHSLNIANMQVPGYKQLSTSFQSVFEQVLSRGTEAQGNIGGTNPKQLGQGVTLSGVTVNFSKGETTEGTNLSLAIDQEEGMFIISPDGGKRMLYTRSGDFKLDSNRNLTSNGMQVYGLDSGGRVVPIAGLPSGNVDDYEWKQDGYLYYQGTSTGYQIALTYFANPGGLAQAQGTAFEQTLASGDAAIPTGPGGVVGSVTPKQVEQSNVFYLAETIDTLEIQRAMSGNLNMVKMASDVINSFIQKLG, encoded by the coding sequence ATGGGCGGAATGTTTGATATCATCACTTCGGCCAAAGGGGCGATCGGCGCGTATAACGAAGCGCTCCGGATCCACTCTCTCAATATCGCCAACATGCAGGTCCCCGGTTATAAACAGCTCTCGACCTCCTTTCAATCGGTGTTTGAACAAGTCTTGAGCCGCGGCACGGAAGCCCAGGGGAACATCGGCGGCACCAACCCCAAACAGCTTGGCCAGGGAGTGACCTTAAGCGGCGTAACGGTTAACTTCTCCAAGGGGGAAACGACCGAAGGGACAAACCTCTCCCTGGCGATCGACCAGGAAGAAGGAATGTTTATTATTTCACCGGATGGAGGGAAACGGATGCTCTATACCAGGAGCGGCGATTTTAAACTTGATTCCAACCGGAATCTGACCTCCAACGGCATGCAGGTCTACGGCTTGGACTCCGGCGGCAGAGTCGTCCCCATCGCCGGGCTCCCCAGCGGCAACGTTGATGATTATGAATGGAAACAGGACGGGTACCTCTATTACCAGGGAACCAGCACCGGTTATCAGATCGCCCTGACTTATTTCGCCAATCCAGGCGGCCTGGCCCAAGCGCAAGGGACCGCGTTTGAACAAACGTTGGCTTCCGGCGATGCCGCGATCCCGACCGGACCCGGCGGCGTCGTGGGTTCGGTCACCCCGAAACAAGTCGAGCAATCAAACGTCTTTTATCTGGCGGAGACCATCGATACGCTGGAGATCCAGCGGGCCATGAGCGGCAACCTGAACATGGTCAAAATGGCGTCCGATGTCATCAACAGTTTTATACAGAAGTTAGGATAA
- a CDS encoding flagellar hook-length control protein FliK has product MTIHLSQIDAAEPLATNAASISQQNSDDSFEEKLKYEQARLGLLYSPFAQMPGLFGYLPASDTGWSASIFSDNQNNQVESSAAYQPASTSTQAALTAQQMVKAQAQSEAAPLPGFSQQATQSLQDLLLKTNWLVPNLEGSQQFYQSFLAGKLQPSLDLQSLVDQIADQLEIVKGKGKTELSLTLKPAELGNILLTLTYHQGLISVSIMAQPEAKKLIDESLEDLEAALKKAHINFDEIKIKEAAHGRNV; this is encoded by the coding sequence ATGACTATCCACTTATCGCAAATTGACGCCGCCGAACCGTTGGCGACGAACGCCGCCTCCATCAGTCAACAAAACTCCGACGATTCCTTCGAAGAAAAATTAAAATACGAACAAGCCCGGCTTGGTTTACTTTATTCTCCTTTCGCGCAAATGCCCGGCCTGTTCGGTTATCTTCCCGCCAGCGACACCGGCTGGAGTGCTTCGATCTTTTCCGATAATCAAAACAATCAAGTTGAGAGTTCGGCCGCGTATCAGCCGGCCTCGACTTCAACCCAAGCGGCTCTGACCGCCCAGCAAATGGTCAAGGCGCAAGCACAAAGTGAAGCGGCCCCGCTCCCCGGTTTTAGCCAACAAGCGACCCAGTCATTGCAAGACCTTCTGCTTAAGACCAATTGGCTGGTCCCGAACCTGGAAGGAAGCCAACAGTTCTACCAATCGTTCCTCGCCGGCAAACTCCAGCCCAGCCTCGACCTGCAATCGCTGGTCGACCAGATCGCCGACCAGTTGGAAATAGTTAAAGGAAAAGGGAAGACCGAACTCTCCCTGACCTTAAAACCGGCCGAACTCGGCAACATTCTCCTGACCCTGACCTATCATCAGGGGCTGATCTCGGTTTCGATCATGGCCCAGCCGGAAGCAAAAAAACTGATCGACGAAAGTCTGGAAGATCTGGAAGCGGCGTTGAAAAAGGCCCATATTAACTTTGACGAAATTAAAATCAAGGAGGCGGCACATGGGCGGAATGTTTGA